A genomic window from Vitis riparia cultivar Riparia Gloire de Montpellier isolate 1030 chromosome 16, EGFV_Vit.rip_1.0, whole genome shotgun sequence includes:
- the LOC117932911 gene encoding dnAJ-like protein slr0093 isoform X2, with translation MQIHKMDYYKVLEVDYDATNEKIKLNYRRLALKWHPDKHKGDNAVTEKFQLINEAYKVLSDPAKRLDYDLTGNYEIDKYTLREYLTRFKGMILTCNGLGISHTSIWTQQLMDTNDHSDT, from the exons ATGCAAATCCATAAGATG GATTACTACAAAGTTTTGGAGGTTGATTATGATGCAACTAATGAGAAGATCAAGTTAAATTACAGAAGGCTTGCACTG AAGTGGCATCCCGACAAGCATAAGGGTGACAATGCTGTTACAGAAAAATTTCAACTGATCAATGAAGCTTATAAAG TGTTGAGTGATCCTGCTAAACGACTTGACTATGATTTAACTGGAAACTATGAGATTGATAAGTACACTTTACGG GAATATCTTACCAGATTTAAAGGAATGATACTTACCTGCAATGGGCTCGGAATTAGTCACACATCCATATG GACACAACAACTGATGGACACCAATGATCATTCAGATACATAA
- the LOC117932911 gene encoding dnAJ-like protein slr0093 isoform X3, giving the protein MESNDSSTHKDYYKVLEVDYDATNEKIKLNYRRLALKWHPDKHKGDNAVTEKFQLINEAYKVLSDPAKRLDYDLTGNYEIDKYTLREYLTRFKGMILTCNGLGISHTSI; this is encoded by the exons ATGGAAAGCAATGATAGTTCCACCCACAAG GATTACTACAAAGTTTTGGAGGTTGATTATGATGCAACTAATGAGAAGATCAAGTTAAATTACAGAAGGCTTGCACTG AAGTGGCATCCCGACAAGCATAAGGGTGACAATGCTGTTACAGAAAAATTTCAACTGATCAATGAAGCTTATAAAG TGTTGAGTGATCCTGCTAAACGACTTGACTATGATTTAACTGGAAACTATGAGATTGATAAGTACACTTTACGG GAATATCTTACCAGATTTAAAGGAATGATACTTACCTGCAATGGGCTCGGAATTAGTCACACATCCATATG A
- the LOC117932911 gene encoding dnAJ-like protein slr0093 isoform X1, translated as MESNDSSTHKDYYKVLEVDYDATNEKIKLNYRRLALKWHPDKHKGDNAVTEKFQLINEAYKVLSDPAKRLDYDLTGNYEIDKYTLREYLTRFKGMILTCNGLGISHTSIWTQQLMDTNDHSDT; from the exons ATGGAAAGCAATGATAGTTCCACCCACAAG GATTACTACAAAGTTTTGGAGGTTGATTATGATGCAACTAATGAGAAGATCAAGTTAAATTACAGAAGGCTTGCACTG AAGTGGCATCCCGACAAGCATAAGGGTGACAATGCTGTTACAGAAAAATTTCAACTGATCAATGAAGCTTATAAAG TGTTGAGTGATCCTGCTAAACGACTTGACTATGATTTAACTGGAAACTATGAGATTGATAAGTACACTTTACGG GAATATCTTACCAGATTTAAAGGAATGATACTTACCTGCAATGGGCTCGGAATTAGTCACACATCCATATG GACACAACAACTGATGGACACCAATGATCATTCAGATACATAA